One stretch of Argiope bruennichi chromosome 3, qqArgBrue1.1, whole genome shotgun sequence DNA includes these proteins:
- the LOC129963258 gene encoding uncharacterized protein LOC129963258, with protein MQHITNPWQNSIPAGVSPSSVALNNFNPDAMNYGGLPPEVAPTSTAVYANTSTFSWAHTVPSFMPWVTKGDSNMQEPIVHFTAPFPPDPCTSQTATSWELLNNFGPNKSNVNSHLKRKSDLELLDVGPQKLCITEERMAARFREMHISNEYTVPSENTPFGPCGPPVECDSMNKTVTNLNQLDFILKGNEDGSSSKSLVLAPELKKLVEPEKIFASAFLDKVERPSLALVPWTPPNNNPLLRPNENSDDDEVEEEPVLSNANSSGISPEMFANKNGINSNPTSTFEDTMDT; from the exons ATGCAGCATATTACTAATCCTTGGCAAAACAGTATTCCGGCTGGTGTGTCTCCTTCATCAGTTGCCCTAAATAA tttcAATCCAGATGCAATGAATTACGGAGGTCTGCCACCAGAAGTGGCTCCTACATCTACAGCTGTGTATGCAAATACATCAACATTTTCATGGGCACACACTGTTCCAAGTTTTATGCCCTGGGTAACAAAAGGTGATTCAAATATGCAAGAACCCATTGTACACTTTACAGCTCCATTTCCACCAGATCCGTGTACCTCACAAACTGCTACTAGCTGGGAACTATTGAATAATTTTGGACCTAATAAAAGCAATGTGAATTCCCATTTAAAGAGGAAAAGTGATCTCGAACTTCTTGA tgtcgGACCTCAAAAGCTGTGTATTACTGAAGAACGTATGGCAGCACGCTTTCGTGAGATGCATATCAGTAATGAATACACAGTTCCTTCAGAAAATACTCCATTTGGACCTTGTGGTCCTCCTGTTGAATGTGATTCAATGAATAAGacagttacaaatttaaatcagTTAGATTTTAT attaaaaggCAATGAGGATGGTTCCAGTTCAAAATCATTAGTTTTAGCTCCTGAACTTAAAAAACTTGTAGAgccagaaaaaatatttgctagtGCATTTTTAGATAAAGT aGAACGACCTTCATTAGCACTTGTGCCATGGACACCACCCAATAACAATCCACTCCTAAGGCCAAATGAAAACTCAGATGACGATGAAGTAGAAGAAGAACCTGTTCTATCAAATGCTAACAGTTCTGGTATAAg TCCTGAAATGTTTGCAAACAAAAATGGAATTAACTCAAATCCAACATCCACATTTGAAGATACCATGGATACATAA
- the LOC129963455 gene encoding probable E3 ubiquitin-protein ligase RNF144A-A, with the protein MSPPNDKSISRNKYSVEIKESKQKLFSFRWLLRKSKSSKFAKETQSEKCNNVPASKSCDTGLTAMETVERCPTFLLWKLLPPGRSLGNKSAGCCATRNKLPFRSSFSCNDVHGLVSSANLLPTGSHDLLADNKSSKSIFKHPSQSFFKLSKSKDGLSHFDDYPKSPCVFNSCDLLSYTSQSTLCKLCLIMVPSEKMYTLQDCGCVFCVMCLHQYLTFNIKEGNVPVTCPDAECSSSGKILVSEIKEIAGEDALFMFERYKLNLDVDLDPTRVWCPSPGCETICSFEPLSDPDIGVSVHCQSCRLKFCSTCKLRWHGSSSCDEAKKALADEIEMSTSDDESWIKRCPNCRIPIEKDEGCAQMMCYRCKHVFCWHCLTSLDDDFLLRHYDKGPCRNKLGHSRASMIWHRTQVVGIFAGFSFLLLIASPFLLLAAPCLLCCRCKNRLFYEEATPL; encoded by the exons ATGTCTCCACCAAATGATAAAAGCATTTCACGAAACAAATACAgtgttgaaataaaagaaagtaaacaaaaactattttcatttcgtTGGTTGTTACGTAAAAGCAAAAGCAGTAAATTTGCAAAAGAAACACAATCAGAAAAATGCAATAATGTGCCAGCTTCTAAATCATGCGATACTGGACTCACTGCAATGGAGACAGTTGAGCGTTGTCCAACATTTTTGCTGTGGAAATTGCTACCACCTGGACGAAGCTTAGGAAATAAGTCAGCTGGATGTTGTGCCACAAGAAATAAATTGCCATTTAGATCATCATTTAGTTGTAATGATGTGCATGGTCTTGTCTCATCTGCAAACTTATTACCTACTGGTTCACACGATCTGCTGGCAGATAACAAAAGTAGCAAGTCTATTTTCAAGCATCCTAGTCAGAGTTTCTTCAAACTCAGCAAGTCTAAGGATGGCCTTAGTCATTTTGATGACTATCCAAAGTCGCCTTGTGTTTTTAATTCTTGTGACTTATTATCATACACTTCACAAAGCACTTTGTGTAAATTATGTTTGATAATGGTACCAAgtgaaaaaatgtatacattacaAGACTGTGGCTGTGTGTTTTGTGTGATG tgctTACATCAGTACCTTACATTTAACATTAAAGAAGGTAATGTGCCAGTTACATGTCCAGATGCAGAATGCAGTTCATCcggaaaaattttagtttctgaG ataaaagaaattgctGGGGAAGATGCTTTATTTATGTTTGAACGTTATAAGTTGAATCTGG ATGTTGATTTGGACCCCACCAGAGTTTGGTGTCCTTCTCCTGGCTGTGAAACAATTTGTAGCTTTGAGCCTCTTTCTGATCCAGATATTGGAGTATCTGTCCATTGCcaaagt tgCAGGCTAAAGTTTTGCTCAACATGTAAACTGAGATGGCATGGTAGTTCAAGTTGTGATGAAGCAAAAAAAGCATTAGCTGACGAAATTGA AATGTCAACTAGTGATGATGAAAGTTGGATAAAGCGCTGTCCAAATTGTCGGATACCAATTGAAAAAGATGAAGGCTGTGCCCAGATGATGTGCTATCGGTGTAAACATGTTTTTTGTTGGCATTGTCTGACATCACTTGAT gatGATTTCCTTTTACGTCATTATGACAAAGGACCTTGTAGAAATAAGCTAGGTCATTCTAGAGCTTCAATGATATGGCATAGAACACAG GTGGTAGGAATTTTTGCCGGATTCAGTTTCCTGCTCCTCATTGCTTCGCCATTTTTATTGTTGGCTGCTCCGTGCCTCCTGTGTTGCCGTTGCAAGAATCGACTGTTCTACGAGGAAGCCACACCTCTATga